The stretch of DNA TATCTATTGgttaattcattcatttagagTTCCCACAGCATGTGGGTCTGGGGTTGGCTAAAGCCAAGGGGGTGGACCctaatccaggtctcttccatgggtGGTGGGACTGGAGCATCTGAACCGTCACCTGCCACCTTCCAGAGTGAGTCTTAActggaagctggagccagcagctatGTCCCAAACCCAGACAGGCATCCCGAGCAGTGTCCTCGTCACTCTGCCAGACACCTGTCTGACTCTTGGGGatctttgaagaatccattgagCTTATCCTCTGAGAAGAGGCCTGTCACATGTGCCATCCTTAGGCGAATTAAGAAAATCATCCCTGGATGAGGCTGCTGGGAGCCTGGCCAGGTAGCCCTCAGCCCACCCACTTCCAGACGTTAATGGCTTTCATGGAGTTGAATGCCTCGGGCCACCAGggctctcccttcttcctctcagaGTTCTACAAGCAACGGTTGCTAGAACCGGAGACCAAGGCCCGGGCCCCCAAGAGGCCTGTCACTCCCAGAGCTGTGTGGTTTAATGGGCTGTGGGATGTCCCAGGCCCGCCTCTGCTGACTGAATGGTTGGCAGCAGCCGCTCCCtcagagccagcactgtgtgCCTCAGAGGAGCCTGCAGGCCAAAAGACATTCAGCTGCCGCATCTGCTGTCCTTGGCTGAGAGCAGACAGACACCTGGGTCCATCAGGTGACCTACCCCTGGCCAGGCAGCTTTGGGAACCCCTGCATTGCTGCAGGCTCCCCACCAGTCTGGCCTGCGTTCTGCTCAGTCTCATGCCCTGCGCTATAGATGTGGAGTCCGGCACAGGTATCCCAGAGAAGTGGGTAGAACGAGTGGGCATGCCTTAGGTGCCTTCCTGCTGGTTGGAGGCTGAGGGACTGTTTCTCACATGCTTCTGAGGGTACCTGGagctgccgtgtgtgtgtgtgtgtgtgtgtgtgtgtgtgtgagaaagagacacacatatacacacgcagATTCATATCTGGTGTGGTTGATAAGAGCTTGTGTCTAACGCTCTGGGAATCACCTTCTGTCTTCCAGGGGCTCTTAGTGGGCATGCGGAACCGGGAGAACAGCTCGCCCTGCCAGGGCAACGGAGAGCAGGCCGTCAGGGGTAGGAGCCTAGGTGCAGCGTGGCCAGGTGAGGAGGAGCCTGGCCATGATGCCACCACCCCTTCGTACAAGAAACCCCTGTACAGCATCTCGCACAAGATTCTAGAGAAGAAGAACCCCCCAGCGGGGGACCTGCTCAGCACCTATGAGCTTTTGGAGAAGGCGAACGCTGGCAACAGCCCCTCCCCGCTGCGTCTCTTGGGCGAGTCCCAGAAGCGGGACTGCAGTGGGGCGACCAGCGATGCAGATCCCAACATCTACTTCCTCATCCAGAAGATGTTCTACATGCTCAACACTCTCTCCTCCAACATGTCGCAGCTGCACAGCAAGGTGGATCTGCTCTCCTTGGAGGTGAGCCGCATCAAGAAGCAGGTGAGTCCCTCGGAACTTGTGGCCAAGTTCCAGCCACCCCCAGAGTACCAGCTCACGGCGGCCGAGCTCAAGCAGCTAGCAGACCAGAGCCTATCCGGGGGTGACCTGGCCTGCCGCCTGCTGGTGCAACTTTTCCCAGAGCTCTTCAGTGACGTGGACTTCTCGCGTGGCTGCAGTGCCTGTGGTTTCGCCACCAAGCGCAAGCTAGAGTCACTGCACCTGCAGCTCATCCGTAACTATGTGGAGGTCTACTACCCCTCAGTGAAGGACACCACCATGTGGCAAGCCGAGTGCCTGCCGCAGCTGAACGACTTCTTCAGCCGCTTCTGGGCCCAGCGAGAAATGGAGGACAGCCAGCCGGGTGGCCAGGTGCCCGGCTTCTTTGAGTCTGAGCAGGTGGAGGCCAGCCACTTTCTGGATGGCAAGGACCAGGAGGAGGCCTTGTCCTTGGACAGGAGCAGCACCGTCGCCTCGGACCACGTGGTGGACACGCAGGACCTCACTGAGTTCCTGGATGAGGCCTCATCGCCTGGTGAGTTCGCCGTCTTCCTCCTCCACCGGCTCTTCCCGGAGCTCTTTGACCACCGCAAGCTGGGTGAGCAGTTCAGCTGCTACGGCGAGGGAGGCAAGCAGGAGCTCGATCCGCAGCGGCTGCAGATCATCCGCAACTACACAGAGATCTACTTCCCCGACATGCAGGAAGAGGAGGCATGGCTGCAGCAGTGTGCACAGCGCATCAACGACGAGCTTGAGGGCCTGGGGCTGGACGGTGGCAGTGAGGGTGAGGCCCCTCGCGACGACTGCTATGACTCCTCCAGCCTGCCCGATGACATCTCTGTGGTCAAGGTAGAGGATGGCTTCGAGGGCGAGCGCCCTGGCCGGCGCTCCAAGAAGATCTGGCTGGTGCCCATCGACTTCGACAAGCTGGAGATCCCACAGCCTGACTTTGAGCTGCCTGGTGCCGACTGTCTACTGAGCAAGGAGCAGCTACGCAGCATCTATGAGAGCAGCCTGTCCATAGGCAACTTCGCCTCCCGCCTGCTGGTGCACCTGTTCCCTGAACTCTTCACCCACGAGAACCTGCGCAAGCAGTACAACTGCAGCGGCTCGCTGGGTAAGAAGCAGCTGGATCCATCGCGCATCAAGCTGATCCGCCATTATGTACAGTTGCTCTACCCCAGGGCAAAGAACGACCGTGTCTGGACCCTGGAGTTTGTGGGCAAACTGGACGAGCGCTGCCGGCGCCGGGACACGGAGCAGAGGCGCTCCTACCAGCAGCAGCGCAAGGTACATGTACCGGGCCCCGAGTGCAGGGACCTGGCGAGCTATGCAATCAACCCCGAGAGGTTCCGCGAGGAGTTTGAGGGGCCCCCGCTGCCCCCAGagaggagcagcaaggacttctGCAAGATCCCCTTGGATGAGCTGGTGGTCCCCTCCCCCGACTTCCCCGTGCCTTCCCTGTACCTGCTGTCGGACAAGGAGGTGCGTGAGATTGTGCAGCAGAGCCTGTCAGTGGGCAACTTCGCTGCCCGCCTCCTGGTTAGGCTCTTCCCCGAACTCTTCACTGCTGAGAACCTGCGGCTGCAGTACAACCACTCTGGAGCCTGCAACAAGAAGCAGCTGGACCCGACGCGGCTGCGGCTCATCCGCCACTACGTGGAAGCCGTGTACCCAGTAGATAAGATGGAGGAGGTGTGGCACTATGAATGTATCCCCAGCATTGACGAGCGGTGTCGACGGCCCAACAGGAAAAAATGTGACATTCTCAAGAAAGCCAAAAAAGTGGAGAAGTgacaggctggctggctgtgcccccCACCAGGTCCCCTGCCTGGACGTGGGCTGGCTGCAGGCCAGGCACGCCCTGGGCACATCGGATACTGCGTGGCAACCGTGGTTGGCGCCTTGTGTCATGGCCATGGCTCCTGCATTTGCACACGCAAACCTCCGCCCAGCCTAGGGAAAGAAGCCTTCAATTTTGTCGTTGGTACTCGGCGACTTGTGCCCTGTGTTCCCCAAGTGGTGCAGCTGAGGTTGCGGGGTGGGGGGAGCCAGACCATGGAAGCAGAGGGGCTTCAGGAATGGGGTCctctcttcctggctctgccctcctgcccctcacCCTTCAAAATCCTCTTCTTCACCcacctttttttaattaaacaaatctttttttaaaacaaattattggGCTCTTTGGGGGCcgacaaatctttttaaatatttgagatgAAGTACTGTAAACTGATTCAgttactgagattttttttttttcttctttgagatGGTTTTAGATTTATGAAATGTTGAGACAAGTGCCATGTTCTGTTTGGTGGCCGGACCCAGCGCTGGGCAGCTGGAGGGACCCGGCTCTCCTGACCTCAGCTTTCCTACACGTGGGCTTGGCAGAGGGAAGTTCTGGCTGCCCCCCTGGGCTGTGCTGCGCTGCCAGTTTCCAGGGCCACATTCAGGTCAGGATGGTAAGCCCACTTTGTAGGCGACAACACTGGATGCCGACGCGGATGCTGACGCTGACATGAATGTAGATAGCCGTGGAGGCCTCCCAGGGCCCCACGCCCCCGCCCCCAGTCCCTCTCCCCGTGCCCATGCTGGTTGGTGGGCCAGACGATGTCTCCTTGAAGTGGGGCATTGGGCTTCCTGTTTGGTTTAAGGGTTGGGCCTCTGTGGGCTccctgaaactgtttactctgcctctgtgtgtgtgtgtgtgtgcacgcgtgcatgtgtctgtgtgtaccaAATCCGGGTCTGGGAGCCGGAGTTGGCTTCCCCAGACTCCAGCATCAGCCCTACCCACCCACCTAACCACCCACCTGGTGCAGCTGCACAGCCTGGTTCCTCAGGGCgggccctgggctggggctcCAATGTCCCTCTCATGGGCCTCTCAGAACTGTCCAGGCcctgctgtcccctcccccagacccagctcctggcaccttgtcCCTGCTGCCTGACTGGGCAGGTTACACAGCACCCAGTTGTGGTGGAGCCGGAACTGATTTGATTCTATTGTCCCCGAGACAACGGAACGTGACTTAGACCACACAAGGTAGTCACGAGTCCCTTGTGGCAGGTTGCAGATCCAATAACTGTGGCTTGACATTTTGCCACTTGGAAATCAGCAGGAATACTCGGAGTAGCCTGTGAGTTTCCCTCATTACACCTGACGAAGGACCGCATGTCACTGGCTACGAGACACATTGCTGCCCTCCTGCAGCAGGCATTTTTCTTCTGTGGCCCAGGGATTTGGAACCAAGGTTTTGCTTGTAAACGTCACTGCAGGTTGTTCCTGTTGAAGCTGCAAGCCCAGGTTATTGCAGTTTGGAAATGCACATGGACGGACGGACTGACATGCTCCCCCAGCGCCCCCATGCCCCATGTACATAGGCACACTCCTTGCTGGAGCTATCGGGGACCCGCACGGATAGATAATGAATTAATCCCATTTTTGTGCCTGGAAAGAAGGGCCCGGAGCAGCCTGGAGACTCACCCTCTGTCCCCCTCCGCCACTGCCTCTGATTTGGGCCTTAATGCCTTAGCTTCCCCAACGCACAGAtgtgcgcacgcgcacacacccTACCCAAAGACAGCTGCAGCTCCCTGTCGCCAGCCCCACTGGTCGCTGGCTAACCCGCTTCCGACAGGATTCCAAGCCATGTGAGCACTGCCCCGCTCTTCTGTCCAGGGCAGATTTGACCCTGCAGCCTCAGAAGCACACTCTGATTTGTCACCTGCGCAGGCTCCCCGGGTCACCCCAAGTCCCAGGAGCTACCGTTGCTAGGAAATGAGTGTGTCTCTAACTTAGTGTGTGCATCCTGGGTTCTGGCGATTTCCTTAAGACCTTCACCACCCCGGACCCCAGCCCCGACCCCGGCTCCCACCCTTGTCCTTGTCTGTGGCCTCAGGGAGTCTGTGGGGCACCCAGGGCTTTTGTTTCACAGGAAGCAATAGAGGTACACGGTGTTCTGTTGGATTCTAACACATTCTGTGGAATCTGTAGGCAGCCCCCGTCCTTGTCCACATCTGaatctttgctttttaattgttttgaatGTGTGTCTGCCTGGTTATCTGGAGGGTTCGAGAATTGAGCAAAGGAGTGCTGTGACGATGGGTAGCAGGTGGCAGTCCTGCTTTCCAAATGTGTGAAGACAGTAGTGAGTGAGCCCAGTGTCCGAAGCCTGCTTCCCCCTGCTGTGGCTGTGTTTTTCTCTGGACAGCGAGTTCTCGCTTTCCAGGAGGGTCAGGTTGTGCCCGCTGTCCTGCGCTTCCGTGCGTCTCACCTCTGGGGTGCTGGCCCCAAACTTCAAGTCCTGAGAGGGGTGGCTGCAGCCCCAGCAAGCATCAAGTAGCTGATAGTCTCCGTGCTGTGGGGGAATCCTCGCCGCTACCCTGACCTCCCCGCAGACAGCCACATGGGTCCTGATGCGATGGCCTTCATTCCCACCTCCTTCTCCCCGCACTCCCCTCCTGTTCCTGCTCCCAGGTTTGCTTCTCGCCCAGCCGAGAGGGGACCTCGAAACTCCTGAGTGGGGGGCCACATTGCTGACCCCCTGCCCAGCTGTGTAAGATGGACATTGCTGTGGGGCCTGGGGTAGGCTGCTCCTGCTCCCGGGAAATCCCTGCCTCTTGTAGATCCAGCCTTAATCTTCTCCTGACACCCTAGTACTAGCAGATCCTGCACAAAGTGGATATCAGAGTTACTACTGTGAGGAGACAAAACCATGAGAATAGTTTTACCAAAGATAATGAAATACCACGTTAACGTCTGCATTTTACCATTGAGTTGAGTGCATCCTTAGAAAACTGAATGTAACAAACAACCCAGGACATTTTTTTGGAAATTGTATGCTTCTAGCAACTTTGTGTGAATTTTTATACAAGCACTGTTTTATGAGCTctataaaatgttataaaaatggaaaacaccTGGTCTCACTCTGTCTTATTTTGTCAGAGCGCCGGCCTTTTGAAAggcagcttcagtctggcctcagGACTGTCTCACCCCCTCCCTGGGGAAGAGTTTGCGGTCTCCCCAGGTGTGTGGGCAGGGCGGGGTAGGCGGAGGGGTGGTGTGCAGGGCAAGGCACAGCTCAGGAAACAGGAAGGTACCCTGTTGGTCTTCCCAGCTTGTTTCTACACGCAGCTTGTGGTGGGAAGCTTTTccagcttcttttctttcttattggaCCAGTGTGCTGTAGTTCCCTCAAAGTTGATGCGTGATGAGCTGAGAGCAAGATGCAGGTCTTCTCTCTTTGCTATGGCTAGGTCAGATCAGTAACCTGCGGAAAGCCATGTCTCAAGCCGTCAAAGAGTCTTTATTTTGACTCAGGGATTGCAAGATGCAAGTTGTGGTTCATGGATCCTTTTTCCTACAGTGTttactgcctttttaaaaaaaacttatttttattggaaatgcagatacatagagaagaagagagagaggaagattttccgtccattgattgattccctaagcggctgcaacagctggagctaaccaatccaaaaccaggagcccggaacctcttcctggtttcctacacaggtgtgcagggtcccaaagctttgggccatcctcaactgccttcccaggccataagcaaggatctggatgggaagcagggttgctgggattagaaccagcgcccatatgggatcctggtgcgttaaaggtgaggactttagtcactaggctactgtgctgggtccttctgctttgtttttaagatgtatttatttgttttgaatgtCAAGAGTTAGAGAAGGGTGGGGTGGGAAAGTAGAGGTTTTCCATTGGCTGATATTACTCCCGCAGATGGCTGAAAAACTGGgactgggcccagctgaagccgtaagtcaggagctttatccaggtcttccacatgggttgctggGGGTTCCAACActttggccattctccactgcttttcccaggctattaactgggagctggattggaactggaacagctgggatgcaaaccagtgctcCTAATAAAGGATGCCAGACTTGGcaaatggcagctttacccactcatgacacagtgctggccccaatttcagatttatttgagagacagagttctcttctgctggtttactttccaaatgcccatagcAATCAGGAGTCAGCTAggtagaagccagaaaccaggaactccctgCAGGCCTCccgtgtgagtgacaggaacccagtcagttgaccatcacctgctgcctcccagggtatacacATGCAGGAAGATGGACTAGGAAAAGGAAATGGGACTCAACTAGGCAGTCCAAACTGGGATGTGGGCATGCCAGCGGCAGCTAACTGCCGCCCCCCAAACCAGCCCCCATGTGTTCTCAGTAGTAGTTTTTGTGTCCTGGGTGAATAACTGGGTCCTTGACAGAGGCTGAGCGCTCCAGGTGTCATGCCCATGCCAGGGTGGCAGCTCCTGCAGTGTTGCAGCCTGGAATGCCAAGTGACCATGGGATTCTGTGACCTGGGACCAGTGGCAGCTGTAGAGGGTCGGGGAAGTGCTTGAAACTGGACAAACGATTTCAACTACACAGAAACCCATGTTAGAGTTGAGGCTCTGATTGATCCTTTCAGAGATTGCGTGACTTGAAGAGTGTGGCTGGCAGAGATGGGCTGGGTTGGCTCCCACCTgtgctcttgattttttttttaatttttattggaaaggcatatttactaagaggagagggaaagatacgctatctgctggtttattccccaaatggccacaatgactgtgagctgagctaattcaaagccaggagcctggagcctggagcctgttctgggtctcccctgcaggtgcagggtccctaggctttggacatcctctgctggtttcccaaggccacaaacagggagctggatgggaagtggagcagctaggtcacgaactggcacccatgggatcTTGACACCTGTAAGTGgaaattagccaactgagccactgcgTTGGGCCCTTTTTAAGTCATTTCTTAGGGAGCTGTGGGTGGAAGAAACGGTCTCTATCCTGCCTTGTGCTTGCTGTGATTTAACTTGGGGTTTTGCTGTTTCTGGTTTTCTGAGTCTGCCCTAGTAAGATAGTGTTTGAGCCAGGAAACCTTTCAATGCCACTGATgataaaagggggggggggggcaccacCACCAGGAATTCAGTAATGCTAGTCTGCTTCTAAGGAGTCCATTCAGTCAGTAGAATGGTTCACAGGGCCATCTCTGCCAGCCCTAGCTCCAGAAACTTAACAAGTCCCAACCCCACAGTGGGTAGTGAAGAGGCCTGTCTGACCTTGAGGGAGAAGGCTGGGGTTGTAAGACATCTCTTGCTCTTGCCTGAAGCTGATTTTCAAGATGGGGGGTGGGTATAACCACACTGGGGCTTTCCGCTCTCCCACCCGCAGGCAAATGCTGAGGCTACTGCTGCTAGCCTCAGGCACAGCCCCAGGACAGCAGAGCTTCTTGAATCGCTGCttcctccagcagggagctgggagctgggttgggtGCCTGCAGCTCCTGGGTTTTGACAGGCTGCAAGCTTGGCCGGGGCCCACAAAGCAGGTAGGGCGCTCTGTGGGGATGGATGACTTCTCTCCAGGTAGCTGACCTAGATGTGGTGGATGAATCCCAAGAGCTGCTATTTGTCTATTCCCTTG from Ochotona princeps isolate mOchPri1 chromosome 1, mOchPri1.hap1, whole genome shotgun sequence encodes:
- the BEND3 gene encoding BEN domain-containing protein 3, which gives rise to MNSAEFSEDVEEVLKNSTVKVETEAEDAALDCSVSSRTSERPPLDGILTALQDSSKRKQPGSGGQLDLVHSVKRRRMIPEGLLVGMRNRENSSPCQGNGEQAVRGRSLGAAWPGEEEPGHDATTPSYKKPLYSISHKILEKKNPPAGDLLSTYELLEKANAGNSPSPLRLLGESQKRDCSGATSDADPNIYFLIQKMFYMLNTLSSNMSQLHSKVDLLSLEVSRIKKQVSPSELVAKFQPPPEYQLTAAELKQLADQSLSGGDLACRLLVQLFPELFSDVDFSRGCSACGFATKRKLESLHLQLIRNYVEVYYPSVKDTTMWQAECLPQLNDFFSRFWAQREMEDSQPGGQVPGFFESEQVEASHFLDGKDQEEALSLDRSSTVASDHVVDTQDLTEFLDEASSPGEFAVFLLHRLFPELFDHRKLGEQFSCYGEGGKQELDPQRLQIIRNYTEIYFPDMQEEEAWLQQCAQRINDELEGLGLDGGSEGEAPRDDCYDSSSLPDDISVVKVEDGFEGERPGRRSKKIWLVPIDFDKLEIPQPDFELPGADCLLSKEQLRSIYESSLSIGNFASRLLVHLFPELFTHENLRKQYNCSGSLGKKQLDPSRIKLIRHYVQLLYPRAKNDRVWTLEFVGKLDERCRRRDTEQRRSYQQQRKVHVPGPECRDLASYAINPERFREEFEGPPLPPERSSKDFCKIPLDELVVPSPDFPVPSLYLLSDKEVREIVQQSLSVGNFAARLLVRLFPELFTAENLRLQYNHSGACNKKQLDPTRLRLIRHYVEAVYPVDKMEEVWHYECIPSIDERCRRPNRKKCDILKKAKKVEK